The genome window TCAATCGCTCTAAAGCCCCGTTGTATGGTGTGGGAATATCTTGGGAAGACAAGCGCAATACAGGTGCATCGAGTTCGTCGAAGAGGCGATCGTTAATTGAGGCAACCAGTTCAGCACCAATACCTCCTGTGCGCATACACTCTTCCACAATAATGACACGATGTGTTTTCCGAATCGAGTCACCAATCGTATCAAAATCTAAAGGTTTGAGTGAAATTAAATCGATGACTTCAGGGTCAAAACCATTCTTTTCTAAAGTTTTTACCGCTTGGAGCACATGATGACGCATCCGCGAGTACGTCAAAATTGTCACATCTTTCCCTTGACGAACGACTTCGGCTTTATCTAAAGGCAACAAATATTCAGTTTCTGGTAAATCTTCTTTTAAGTTGTACAGCAGTACGTGTTCAAAAAATAATACTGGATTCTCATCGCGAATTGCTGATTTGAGTAATCCCTTAGCGTTATAAGGAGTGGAGCAGGCAACAATTTTTAGCCCTGGAACTGCCTGAAAATAAGCCTCTAGCCTTTGTGAGTGTTCTGCACCGAGTTGTCTACCCACACCGCCAGGACCGCGAATTACCATCGGAATTTTGAAGTTACCGCCAGAAGTATAGCGCAGCATTCCGGCATTGTTTGCAATTTGGTTAAAAGCAAGGAGTAGAAACCCCATATTCATACCTTCAACAATCGGTCGCAATCCGGTCATTGCGGCTCCTACAGCCATTCCAGTAAAACTATTTTCGGCAATGGGCGTGTCGAGTAATCGCAGTTCGCCATACTTTTTGTAAAGGTCTTTCGTCACTTTATACGAACCGCCATAATGTCCGACGTCTTCACCAAGAACAAATACAGTAGCATCGCGTGCCATTTCTTCATCAATGGCGGCACGTAGCGCATTAAAAAAGAGTGTTTCTGCCATGAATGCAAGGAGGTGGAATAGTTAATCGGTTAGTCTATAATATTAACCTTTTGCCATGATTTATGAATGCTGTGGGCGATCGCACTTGGAACTAGGAGCGAGGGGCGAGGGGTTAGAGAGCGGTTGAAACCGCTGCTATACAGACAAAACCTGTCTTCACAGGTTTCTACAGCTTTTATCTTCGCATTAATCCACGGAGGTGAGCTTTGTTTTTAAGCCGCGAAGGGAGTCGCTGGGCTACCTTTGTGAATTCGCGTTAAATTAAAAACAAAAATTTTATACTAAATCATGCTCGAACACGATGTTGTTATTGTAGGTGGTGGATTAGCGGGATGTCGTGCAGCGGTAGAAATTGCCCGCACTGATCCAAAATTAGACGTTGCTGTTGTTGCCAAAACACACCCGATTCGTTCGCACTCGGTTGCAGCACAAGGCGGAATTGCCGCAACGCTCAAAAATGTTGACGATAGTGATACTTGGGAAGCTCATGCATTTGATACTGTTAAAGGTTCCGACTACTTAGCCGATCAAGATGCGGTAGAACTATTAGCAAAAGAAGCACCTGATGTGGTGATTGATTTGGAACATATGGGGGTGCTGTTTTCTCGTTTACCTGATGGGCGAATCGCGCAACGTGCTTTTGGGGGACACTCGCACAACCGTACTTGCTACGCAGCTGATAAAACTGGTCATGCAATTCTACACGAACTCGTTAACAATTTACGACGATATGGCGTCCAGATTTACGATGAGTGGTATGTCCTGCGCTTGATTTTAGAAGATGGTCAAGCTAAGGGTATCGTTACGTACAACATTCTTGATGGACAACTTGAAGTAGTCCGCGCTAAAGCCGTGATGTTTGCGACTGGTGGTTATGGTCGCGTCTACAATACTACATCGAATGATTATGCTTCCACAGGTGATGGTTTGGCCATGACGGCAATGGCTGGTTTACCTTTGGAAGATATGGAGTTTGTACAATTTCATCCCACAGGTTTATATCCAGTAGGCGTTTTGATTTCGGAAGCTGTACGCGGTGAAGGTGCGTATCTGATTAACAGTGAAGGCGATCGCTTTATGGCAAATTATGCGCCGAGTCGCATGGAATTAGCACCGCGCGATATTACATCTCGTGCGATCGCCAGAGAAATTCGCGCCGGACGCGGGATTCATGCTGATGGAAGTGCAGGAGG of Gloeocapsopsis sp. IPPAS B-1203 contains these proteins:
- a CDS encoding alpha-ketoacid dehydrogenase subunit beta, whose product is MAETLFFNALRAAIDEEMARDATVFVLGEDVGHYGGSYKVTKDLYKKYGELRLLDTPIAENSFTGMAVGAAMTGLRPIVEGMNMGFLLLAFNQIANNAGMLRYTSGGNFKIPMVIRGPGGVGRQLGAEHSQRLEAYFQAVPGLKIVACSTPYNAKGLLKSAIRDENPVLFFEHVLLYNLKEDLPETEYLLPLDKAEVVRQGKDVTILTYSRMRHHVLQAVKTLEKNGFDPEVIDLISLKPLDFDTIGDSIRKTHRVIIVEECMRTGGIGAELVASINDRLFDELDAPVLRLSSQDIPTPYNGALERLTIVQPEQIIEAVEKMVALRI
- a CDS encoding succinate dehydrogenase/fumarate reductase flavoprotein subunit gives rise to the protein MLEHDVVIVGGGLAGCRAAVEIARTDPKLDVAVVAKTHPIRSHSVAAQGGIAATLKNVDDSDTWEAHAFDTVKGSDYLADQDAVELLAKEAPDVVIDLEHMGVLFSRLPDGRIAQRAFGGHSHNRTCYAADKTGHAILHELVNNLRRYGVQIYDEWYVLRLILEDGQAKGIVTYNILDGQLEVVRAKAVMFATGGYGRVYNTTSNDYASTGDGLAMTAMAGLPLEDMEFVQFHPTGLYPVGVLISEAVRGEGAYLINSEGDRFMANYAPSRMELAPRDITSRAIAREIRAGRGIHADGSAGGPFVYLDLRHMGPEKIMSRVPFCWEEAHRLVGIDAVHQPMPVRPTVHYSMGGIPVNTDGQVRSSGDNLVDGFFAAGECACVSVHGANRLGSNSLLECVVYGRRTGKAIAQYVQNRKLPAIDEQRYITEAQRRLQALLEQPGKYRINQVRTAFQDCMTQHCGVFRTAEIMQEGLQQIQQLQQRYSDIYLDDKSICWNTEIVEALELQSLFVVGRIILAAALNRQESRGAHYREDYAQRNDSDFLKHTMAYYSPAGIDLQYRPVTITMFEPQERKY